The following is a genomic window from Solanum stenotomum isolate F172 chromosome 4, ASM1918654v1, whole genome shotgun sequence.
tagaaaaaaaaaagaagctgtgcgtgtattaaaaaaaagttaggaAAATAGCATAGTTGGATACATTttcaatgaaaataattaaaaataaatcaataagggtaaatgtgtaatttattattttaatacatgtataactaatacctacaTAGCTTATTCCACCTTCTACCCTGCATAACTTATACATAGATTCCCTCATAAGCTATGTTGGTACTCCATTAATTATGTAGGACTAtaaaaaaacacaaccaaacaccgtataaaattaatacatgaataatttttatACAACATTTAGAATTCTACGAACTAAACATGGTATAAGTTATGTTGACTTTTCCACCTAATACAAAATTTCTATCaaatatggtaaaaataatGCAATTTTGTATACATGGATAAAATGCAACTTATACAGAACCAAAcggattaattaattaattaggcgCTTGGATTAAGTTCTTGTTCCCCGTACTTTGATTAGCGTCAAATTCTCATATTATTCAACAGAATCTGATTCACTACTTTTCCGGCGATTTCGCTTTCCGGCGATTCTCCACCTCAAAGCTTAAAGCGCACGATTCCCAAAAAAAATGTGGCGTAGATCAGCTTCTTTCATTCTCGACAAAAACCAAAACGACGTCGTAGCAAACCCTGAAAGTCACCATCTTTCTCCTCTTTCAGTCGCCGTTTCATCATCTATGGCCGAAACCCTACAACAGGAGCAGCAACCTAATCCTGACATTTCGGCGTATTATCAGACTAGAGCGGCTCATCATGGAGTTGTTACCAGTGACTGGCTTGCTCAGGCTCAGGCTGCTGTCGACCAACCATCTGAAGACGCTGTATCCTCGAATTATTCTTCTAAGTCTGGAGATTTGAGTGGGAAATTTAGTGTGATTGATGAGTTCAATAATTGGCGTAAACAACCTGATTTGGCTGAGGCTGTTGCCGCTATTAGGGCTTTGGCTTCGGTTATAAGGTCCAGTGAAGCTACTACTATGATGGAACTTGAAATTGAACTCAAAAAAGCTTCTGATTCTCTCAAGGTtcgatttatttttcttatcacTGCTCTTATTGATATTAATCGAACTCTGGTTTCTGTTGCTAAGCCACAATACTATTATGcatattattttatcttctgTTTCTTTATCGTTCTCGTTCTCCAAATGATGCTCTTTTTGTTTTGGTTCTTAATTCCTTAAAATTAGAATGTCCCCTACTCATTGAAATTTGGCACTTTGAGTTGCTTAATTGGTGGAAGTGGTAATCCTACAATCAACAGTCAAGGAAATCAATATATTGCACCCTTTGACCCATTTTGATAAAGAGGTGACAAAAAGAGTGGacacagaagaagaaaaatggaggAATTGGAATTGGAGAAGTGAAGGGGATGTCATGGCTTAGGAGAAGAAGTTCAAGTCAACAATGAGAAAGCATACAGTGTGGAGCCTAAATTTGCTAATTTTTCTTTGACCAACTCACCATGAATGCTGGTGGCCTTATTCCCTGGGGTAGTAAGAGTGGTAAATAGACTATTGCCACCTATAGTGACACTGAAGGGGCTGTAGACAGTGGTGGAGAAGATCGCTTGGTGATTTTCGGCAAAGGCGATGACCACTATGGTGGTGGTGATGAAGAGTCTGGGAGCTCTACACTCTACTCTATTGAACTTGATATTTACCTCTCAAATGGCTTTTGTAGCCTTGTTGCCCGTTCATGTTAATGCAGCATTCATGTTCTTGTAGTCTGAAAATGTTTAGACtggaaaaaggaaaacaaaatggtccttttttttttcacaactATTTTAGAAAGTGTTGCTcttgtgatttttaaaatacttttctGTGCTGGTGGAATTGTCGCCCTGAATCCTTTAATCAAGTGTTAACATTCCTGTAATCAAGTGTTAACATTatatttacttttacttttagaCATAAATTAGAAAAGTTTGTTATTGATATGGTGTGGTGTTCGGCCCAGTTTCACCCAGCAGCCTATTATCTGCGAAGGGTGGAACTGATGAGCTCACACTGTGTTGTTGGAGTGCGAAGTTGGGAATCCAATGCACAGAGTGTTACTCCTACGCCTTAACCACTCAGCCTCCCCTTGAGACAACTTTAAGTTGTTTTGAGCGATATTAATGGTACATGTTTATAATAAGGTTAGGTAATGCTTCTTAGACaaagtactttttattttttcagtccTTGTAATGTATTTACTGGGTAGCTGCTGTTGTGCTAAATAATTAAAGTAGGTTCTTTTTCTCCTTTAGTTAATATGTCCCCATGTGGAATTTTGAGATAATCTTGAGTGGTGAAAGTTGTAAATTGGGTTGAAGGAGTTTGGCTCCGTAACACCCAGTGCTGCTGTGTTTTCTTCAAACGGGAGATTTGGAAGTTTCTTGAAAGACATGGATCTGTTTCTCTAAAGTCTAATCTGATGTTTTGAGAGTCTGAGCTAACATAAATTGAATGTGGATGCCAACGGAATAAGTTTTTGACAAAtcatttttgtttgttcttaaaagtatatttgAAGGTCACTGTTGTTTTGCTGAAAGAACTAAGTATCAATGAGCCATACCATCAGATATAGTCCTGCCATCAGAGgaatataatttgatttgatttggttagaGATGATTGTCACTAACTCAGTATGGTACCTATCAAAAGAGAAGCCTGTCTTTTCGGTTTGAAGGGAGAAATAGTGGTGGTTTACGAAACTTGATATCAATGGACTAATACAACAACATGGATGCAGATCTGGTGCAGTAGTGATTATCCAATTTCGCCCTTGATGGAAGGGGACATATGTCAAATGTCATTAGAGCTTTATTATTCAACTTCTTAAATACCTGCTGTCGTTGGACCCTTGTATTTTGATGTGTAAAAGTAGATTTCTGGACAGTGTACATCTATCTTATGGTGGTCAAGTCAAATTTGATTGCAAGCATAGTGAGAGACTTGAGAAATTTATGCTTTATTGTTCTTTCattatttatgtttgtattgCAGTCATGGGATAAAACCTCCATCTCTTTGACAGCTGGTTGTGATTTGTTCATGCGCTATGTAACAAGAACTTCAGCATTGGAATATGAAGACTTTAATTCAGCCAAGTCTCGCCTTCTTGAACGTGCAGAGAAGTTTGGGGAAATATCTTATAAAGTACACCATACAattattaaaaggaaaaatactaAGCATTTTATTCAAACTAACACAATGTTTCCAAAACAATTATTATGCAGGCTCGGAAGATAATTGCAATGCTCAGCCAAGAATTTATCTTTGATGGCTGCACCATTTTAGTACATGGCTTCTCCAGAGTGGTGTTTGAGGTTCTGAAAACAGCTGCTCAGAATAGGAAGAATTTTCGAGTTCTTTGCACTGGTTTGTGTAGAAATATTACATTTCTAGTTCATATGAACAATTGCTAGAGTTAGATAGTTCTATATGTTATCAATTAAGTGGCAGTTGTTTTCTCCCTTCTCAGCATGTATGTTCATATTTGTTGGGTAAGCCAGAAGCGAATGGAAAAAGTTCCTTTCATCAATTTACTGGCTTAATAAGCGAACTTTTGCTTGTTGGTAAACCAGATAAAAGTCAATAATGTTTAGGGCAgttaaatacaaatatgggagaGAGAGAACTTTCTTTGCTTTTTTgctcatttatttatttgttttggttACGGAGATCCACATGGAATTTTAGGAGTCAACTTTTCTGTAGTCCCCTGTCAAAAAGAATGTTGTTTCTCTTTCTCCCAGTTCCTCTCAACGACTAATTTGTGAAAAAGTATTTTGAGTTTCCTTTGATTATGCAACACTCGTTGATTTTTAAGTTTCCTGGTAATGATGAAAGGTGGCATTGCATATGCTTTCATCTAGAATCTGAGAAGATGAGCTACTGTTTAATTTTATTGGATGATAATCTAGATTCCATTATCTAAAATGCAGAAGGTAGGCCAGACAGGAGTGGGTTACGATTGTCCAACGAGCTAGCCAAGCTTGATGTTCCTGTGAAACTCTTAATAGATTCTGCTGTGGCATACAGCATGGATGAAGTTGACATGGTTTTTGTTGGGGCAGACGGTGTGGTTGAAAGTGGAGGCGTTATCAACATGATGGGAACCTACCAAATTGCTTTGGTAGCTAAGAGCATGAATAAACCAGTctatgtagctgctgaaagctACAAGGTAAGTTGAATGCATGTTATCTGTTACATTAAGGATTCCGAACCACATATCTTCTTAAGGAGGGACATTTTAACTAGATGAACATACAGAATGCTATGGGATTCATTTGCTTCCTAACAAGTTGTAATTTCTTGCAGTTTGCTCGTCTCTATCCACTGGACCAAAAAGATATGGTTCCAGCGTTACGTCCAATTGATTTTGGGGTGCCAATTCCGTCCAATGTGGAGGTTGAAACATCTGCTCGCGATTATACACCACCTCAGTATCTTACACTACTATTCACGGATTTGGGCGTTCTAACACCATCTGTAGTAAGTGATGAGCTTATACAGCTATATTTATAACCCCAATGAAGTCTGATTCTGTTGTAGGTATTTCAACTATTACATGTAGGGAGGAAATTTTGTTTTCATGTTCTCCCATTTCTTCTATGACATGGAAGAACATATACccaaatattatgtttttttttttaaaaaaaaagtttgctTATCCTTCTGGGTATGAATCGAAAAAGGAATCATCAGACTATTCAGAGtaaattcatcttatttttctttttatgaccGTAGTGTCTGGGTCAGCTTTTGCGCATTTCAATTAATTCCATGGGATACTGGCCGCCTTTCACTAGCAATAGATACTAGATAACTTTGTCCACCAAAGCTAGGACATAATAGATATGAAATCTCCTGAGAATGAAATTGAGTGTTGAATCTGTTGGTGACATTGATTTTAATCGATGAAACAAGCTTTGTAGAATCGATTCTTGTTGATAAGACGGATTTTATGACACTAATTTTTGTTTGGTGTAAAGAGTTTTGTGATAAATAAGGTATCGATCATCAcaaattcattattaatttCAAATCCTGAAAAAGGACTTTATTGCCCCATTATAGTCAATTTAAtaaattgtatcatttttttttttgcaatcaAGTGTGACTGAAAATTACCAACATAGGTTGTGGTGCATTGGTGAgagtgcttcacccttaaccagaggtctcgggttcgagccctgggtatggagaaaatcctgttgggagcgccacccccaAATGGGCCCTACAGAGCgcgatccgaatttagtcgAAGCTCCAATATGGGCTTCGAACATcgggtgggaaaccaaaaaaaaaaagtgactgAAAATTTAACATAAGATTGTGGTGAACAACATAATGAGCATTGTTACGTCTATAATGAACATTATTATTGTTGTGAACGATTTCACCATCCCAAAATAATGGAACCCTAATAATTTGTTCACTAGACatatttttgtacaaaaatgataaaaaaaaatatataaggaGATGGATAAATTTTAAGCTTTATACTAAGTAACCTTTATAGAGTTTTGAATACCTTTGAGAAAAcaaaaatctaatgaaaaagTATCATATAAGCACTATTTCTCTCTACTATAATTAGGTCGAATCAAGTTGAtgaaaaaatgttgaaaaaagGTTACAAAAATATGAGTTTTGTCCTAATATTAAGACTTCTATAGCGCACTAAATTATTGCATTATATGCTCTATACGCTTTAAACGAACGTTAATTGACGGACGTCTGAGCAGGTCATATAACACACTAATTTAGTGTCAACTTTCTTTTTGCATATTATTTTGGACACTTCTTTTCTTCCATGAATCATTTAGTTTTCGAACTCTTTGCTCATTTGATATGTGAAATAAAATGAGATATTGGAAATTTAGTGtagaataaattttatactacATTTAGTAATGACATAAATTTATATCTCAtctaatttgaaattattttatctcatCTCTCAGGTAGAATAAATTAATCTGcatatcaaataatataaaattaattttcaccTGATCAACACATTCAAATATAcgctaaaattaataaaatcctaaattaaaagataaTGAAAAGAGGAAGCACACCGAAATGTGTTTGGtgcaattattttcttttcaaggGTATGttatataaatcataattttaagtAATCTGTAATTTCAGTCAAGGACCGttaatatatagttttaaaagaaaatagtaaacaaatatttagttaaaaaaatCAACGCAAGTAATCCATctttatatataacataaaattaacattcaaaaaaaattaaattagtctAATTTTTTTACTCAAGTCGTCACAATTAAAAGCATTTGTTCCAAACTTTAAATAGAGGgtaaaatatcatatttcaaataaatcaagggtaaaattagtttttttttttttataatttaaagcAATTATTAGTAAGAagagtaatttttgagttattttattAGTTGAAGGACTTATTTAAACACAAAACATAATaacatcattttatttttttttactaaacaaCATAACAAGAATAAAATTGACCCTGTTTAAACATGTACAAAcccaaattttaatattatttcactTTTGTAAATTTTTTCCCACAAATTTTTAATAGAATTTTCGCTTGTTTaatcttgttctttttttttgcatgATTAAACAAAAGAATATGAGTGATTAGTCTCATCCTCTAAACTAAATTAGATTAATTATCGGCAGAATTGCTTTATTAACTTCCTTATGAACATTTCTAGTTCTGggtttcttaattatttaatcaaaaaattaagtagattgttttttttttcgacTTGAGTGTTTTTGTTACTCTAAACTCAAGTTCGATTATAGACGTAAAGATTAAAACTTTATGATAAAAAttttttaatctcttttttttttcatcttttgttgGCTGTTGAATTAACAGttgatttaataattaaacAGCTAAgatgtgaaaaaaaattactcgTTAATCACACGAACTTTTAACTTTACGTATTCTGtttccatataattttttttctctttttcattgaTTATTAGTTGTAGATTTTAAAAAGGGTATTAGGGTTTCTATTCTTTACTTTATTTGCCTTTTCATCTCTGGCTGAATTAGCTGTTCTGGGTTTTCAATTCGTGGGTGGATTCGGAGCTGTAATGGAAATCGTTGATGTTCTATGATTTCTCTATCTGGTGAGTGTTTTTTTGCTTATACCcagttgggttttttttttccggTCGTTTGATTGTTCATTGATTTTCAGGATTTGGGTTGTTTTTGATGTTAGAATCTTGATTTTTTTGAAGTGGGTAGGTGTAATTTTGTGATTAAAATACAGATTTTCAAGTTGGGTATGagtaattttatgaatttggtTGATATTGTGACCAAAGACTTGATTTTTAAGTGGTTATTGGTAATTTTCTGGATTGGGGGTGGGGTGGTTATGTATGAGATCAATATGTTGCAGTTCTCTTGTTAGGTTCTTTTGGTTTATGCATGAGTTGAAGGTTTGGTGTTTTTGCTCTGCTGGGgatttttttatgttcttaCATGTATAATAGGATTTCTTTTTTCTGCAGGGTTTGCTAAAGAGTTTAGATTCAGGGTGTAAGGTTTTAGTGGAGTGGGGTTTAGCTGCTGCAGTTAGATTTTCTTTGTAGCTGTGAAATAGTTTTAGGAAAGGAAAGCCAGGTTAACGTGATGTTTCATTGCCAAGGAGCTTCCAGACAAAGTTGTAGTCTTCTTGCAGTATTATGTGGGAGAACTTCTGAATATGATCAGAAGAAAGATGTACATGATGGTAAGCCGAGATATTGCTTCCCGGAGATTGTATCATCAGGGCGTTTGGAGGTGGGTATCATTATTAATTGGTTTTGTATCTAATTTAACATGTTCTGGGTTGATACCTCTCAGTAGGAAGGTTCATCATTAGCTTGGCATATGAACTGGTTTCTTATGTCTATTACAATTTGCTAAATGTAGGTGCAAGTGTTGAAAAACCCAAGTACCGATGAATTTCATAAAGTTTTAGATTCATGGCAGCCAAATATTGTATATTTGCAAGGAGAACATCTTTCGAATGATGAAGTTGGTTCACTTGTTTGGGGAGGTCTTGATTTGTCTTCTGTGGAGGCTATTTCTGGACTTTTTAGTTCTGCGCTGCCAACCGCTGTATGTAACTTTCTTTCCTTTGTTTTGTCAAGAGAGTTTGTGCTAGCAGTGCCTTTTCTTGCATCTCCCTTGGTTGGATATTCAAAGGATATTTTTTTGATgtcttaaagattttattaaaGTATTAAACAGATTATGTACTTCAGCTTTGGTAGTTCATGTTATTTCTGAAGCCATTGCCAAGTCGTTGGATTTTAATATATCTTACCAAAGGGTTTAGATTCAGATTATAAGATAATCTGCAGGATCGTTAGGTTTGCATTATTTCacttaatttaataaatatgatcCAGTCAGTTGTTTTGCAGAGTCACCCTCTTTAACCATAAAAGGTGCATGGTTATTATTTGGGAGAATCAAATTTGTGATAATTCTGCATAACTTCAATGAAGGTTGTTATTGTGCTTATGTTTTCAGTCTAGCGGTTGAGATCATGTGATTAAAGGTTCACGTATTTTGGTCTCATTCATTTATGGATGTTTGTTCAACAATATGTTGGTTTGTGTCTTGTTTACAGATTGGTGTTTGTTCCTCTAACTGGTACTGTAAATGATACAGCTTCTATTTGTCGTAGCAGAATAGACTTCAAGGtgattacttattaaaaaaatagaaatcaagGTGATCATTTCTTAGTAAAATACCTAATAATCAGTAATGCCTTGATTCAAAAAATGTCTTAGAAATAAGTATCAAACCACCTTTTAGTGGTTAAGTTGTATTCTCCTGAAGAACCAATTATTTTGAAGTGTTCCTTTGATCACATTATACTTGCACTATTAGGACCGTAAATTGCATTAGTGTTAGTTCTGTTGTTTACTTGATGATCCAATTGTAGGTCTATTTGGAGCTCCCAAATGGAGAAAAATTGGCTGAAGCACTTCATGCTAAGGTGAGAGATTACCTGTTATTCGCTAAATCAGTTGATGATCTGGTCAAATCTCCTCATTTAAACTAATGGATGGTTTCTTTTTGTTCCACTCCTATGCTCATTTTTGCAGGGAATTCCTTATGTGATGTACTGGAAGAGCGCATTTTCCTGCTATGCTGCATCCCATTTCCGACATGCATTTTTATGTGTGGCACAGAGGTAATCTTAGCGGTGACTCTGATGTGCAGTGATTTGATGCATTATTCTGGACTTCCATATATTAATTGCTTGTACTTTCCTTTTGGTGCATATTCTCTATGCTAGAGAACAGCAGATGTATTCTCACAGTTGACTTCAATAATATGGCTATTTGCTTTTAGGAAACTATCTGGATTTATACATTCCCATTAAGCTATATCTTGTTggtgtttttgtttttatcaaattttctaTTTCAACCCTTTCCCATGTCTGCTACATTTGTCTAAGATTTACATtgcattcttttcttgttaGATGGAGGCTTAGTGGTAGACTTCATAGAGCTTTtcatattgatttttgtggcATTCTTGACCTTCTATCTACTGAAATGTTGTGAGGGCTCTTTAATTATCAAGAATGTTGTCTGGGGATTGTCAAGATTGTCAGCACACTTCACAGCAAAGGGAGGCTTTCTTAAGAGGCTTACATCAAATAATAGTACTAGTTACTTTCAGATCAGCTGACCATGTGATTGATTTCTTATCTACATTGCATTTCTAGGAGAGCTAACTgtaataaaatttatacatgATTTTATATCTGTATGGTTTGGTGTAAGGAATTGATCCAAGAGGTCTACTTGTCTCCTGCAGTTCAACTTGTCATGTTTGGGATGCTTTCCAACTTGCACAAGCATCCTTCAGGCTTTACTGTgtacaaaataattttgttcTCCCTGAGATGAGTCAGAGGGACAGTGATAATATGGGTCCTCACCTGCTTGGTGATCCTCCAAACATTGATGTCCCTCAACCTGAGGCAGGTCCTGAAGATGACGAAGAAAGCAATTCTGATGCTCTTCCTGCCATAAAGATCTATGATGATGATGTGACCATGAGGTTTCTTGTCTGTGGATTGCCATGCTCGTTGGTATGGGATTCGTTTCATGTACTCTTTCTATTCTGGTGCACGTGgcataatttcctttttattctaAAGAGTTTGActtccaaaaatttaaattcattaatcaattcaattttaatgaggattcatatagcttGCCCCAGCTTGTTTGGGGCTGAGAcgtagttgttgttgtaatcAATTCTATTCTGAACAACAATTGTGATCCTTTCTTACGAAATCCTAGCTGAACAAACCCCAAAAGTTAGATTAACTTGTCTATTGTTACAACTGCAATATGTTATCAAGCTGTTTGACAACAAAATGTGAGAATTTCTTTATGAATTGAACTCTCTGAACTTTATCTAAACAATCAAATCAACTCTCTGAGCAACTCAAAGAAGTTAGGTTAAATAGCTATCGCTACAAATGCAATATGTTAGTCAAACTTTCTCCTTATTCTTCATGCACTTAGTTTATGACTGAAGATATACAGCTTACATGTACACAAACATATAATATACTCTTCATAGCTTATCTTCTAAGTTGTATCATCCTATGTTTGGAACTAATTATACACAttacttatgttatgaatgtCTTCTTCTGCTCAGGATGAATGCTTGTTGGGATCTATAGCCGATGGTCTGAATGCCCTCTTAAACATAGAAGTAAGTTGCACCaaaattttcctctttttatcACCTTGAAATGGAAGCCGCTTATGATAACAAGTATAGTAAAACTACTTCAGATGATTATCATTTGACACCATTTTCTTTACTTGAGCTGCTCAGACTTTTCCTGTTTTTGGCTTATTACCATCTGtctaaggggtcatttggtagggTGTATAAGGAAGTGTTGAATAAGGTGTATGAGTAATGCTATCATTAGTTATGCtgagattatttcttatacacTGGTTTTTtgggtgtattaaaaataacataccTTACATaatttccacaaaaaaattgtttacaaaaatacccttgacAAAATACGGTGGAAAGAATGTATTTTGGTACATTATACGTATCTTTAATTTAttaccacaagtttcaaaagttttctttattttcttgaactttgtgccaagtcaaaacTAGACAAACGAATTGAAACAAAGGgagttataaattatttttaattatgattagATACACGTATTGTAATAAAGCTTATTTACTGTTCATATTGTtacttttcatattatttttaaatttaaaatatggcTTTGTAATTACCACTTGTGAAACACACCAACCATGATGTTGAATTACTTAGTAATTACATCCTGACAAAGAACAAACCTTGTATTTACTAAGCCAGCAATTACTAGACTGCACAAATGCTACCTTATTAATTACACAACCTAGCAATTACATGCGTCCTTTTTGTATCTTTTGCATGCCTACTGAAGAATGAGAAAGTAGGACGTTTTTGAAATCACTAAATATTTTCTTGGTAAGACGTGATGAAGTACTGAAAAAACTGCATATCTTTTTGTTATTCCAGATGCGAGGGAGTAAGCTGCATAACCGGGTCAGGTATTTCTCAGACGGATCTTGTGGAGCagtaacaatttaatttccCGACCTGCTTTATGGAGttgttattttccttttctaaaatttgatggtgaataGCATCTTAAAATCTAATTCACCTGTTGATGGCATCTGACAAGGAAACTTACATGTTTCATATCTGATTACTTTCATTTATTCTATGAGGAATCTCTGCTAGATTTGCTTATTTTTCTTCTGGTTTGTCAGTCACCAAGACATCAGCAATATGCACTTCCCTGATTAAATGCTTTCTGTTCATGTCCTGCTCTCTTGTCAAACTTTTGTGCCTCTAATGTTGCTTCTCTGTGATACAGTGCCCTTCCACCACCTCTTCAGGCTGGTACATTTTCCCGTGGTGTTGTGACTATGCGGTGTGATCTGTCAACCAGTAGTTCTGCTCATATTTCACTTCTAGTTTCAGGCAGCGCTCAAACATGTTTTGATGATCTGGTAATTTTAGCAGTATGTTCATGTATGTGCTAATGACTTTAATCTCCTTCTGACAACAGATTGGTTAATGTATATTTCCCTGTTAATATTCAGCTATTAGAGAATCACATAAAAAGTGAAATCATTGAAAATAGTACACTGGTTCATGTACTGCCAAGTGATGAGGAAAATAGACCACCTATATCTGCGCCTCGGAGATCAATGTCTGTAGCTTGTGGATCAGAAGTATTTGAAGTTTGCATGAAGGTTCCGATGTGGGCTTCACAGGTCCTTTATTTTCACTTctctttgtttctcttttttgttcCCTCCTTGAATCTTTTTGAGAGAAACGCTGAGAGAAGAAGGGGGTGAATCCAATCAATTTGACTCTAGGTTTTCTTTGAACTAATGAATGATTTAATCAGTATATGTGCGTCCTGATAAGAACAAAACAGTTTCTGTGCTTGTACTAAGTTCAGTATCTCTCCTCTTCTAATTTGTAGTTACAAAAGTTTGCCTTCTGGTTAGTATGTTAGAGGATGGGTCTATACATGTAATGGTTGATCTAGTCattggtcttcttcttttatgttCCTTAGTCACCTTTTCATATTTGTACCATCAAAGGATTGTGTGCTGAATTCTAGGATCACTATTAGTtattcatattttcattaattttaaaaaagaaaggagtTAATTCGTATATTCATCGTTGATGGTGTTTACCACCTGcactaagtttagttagtcctTTATAACTTTGTTCTTCATGTTCCGTTATTTTCAGGTTTTGAGACAATTGGCTCCTGATGTTTCATATCGTAGTTTAGTTGCACTTGGCATTGCTAGCATTCAGGGACTAGCTGTAGCTTCATTTGAGAAAGATGATGCTCAACGACTTCTTTTCTTCTACACAAAGCAAGGGAAGGATGGGTTTTTTGGCAATTTTAAGATTGGCAATCCTCCAGCATGGTTAAGACCGCCTGCTCCTAGTAGAAAGAGGTCTGACTTTTATCAGGGAGCGAGTTATATTTGCCAAAATGGGTCAACACCTGGAAATCATGTGGCTgtgaaagaagagaaagaaagtcGATTAGGGAATGGTGTTGCAACACCTCTGGTGACTGCTAGACAAAAACTCAAAGTGGCTGC
Proteins encoded in this region:
- the LOC125861819 gene encoding uncharacterized protein LOC125861819, whose amino-acid sequence is MWRRSASFILDKNQNDVVANPESHHLSPLSVAVSSSMAETLQQEQQPNPDISAYYQTRAAHHGVVTSDWLAQAQAAVDQPSEDAVSSNYSSKSGDLSGKFSVIDEFNNWRKQPDLAEAVAAIRALASVIRSSEATTMMELEIELKKASDSLKSWDKTSISLTAGCDLFMRYVTRTSALEYEDFNSAKSRLLERAEKFGEISYKARKIIAMLSQEFIFDGCTILVHGFSRVVFEVLKTAAQNRKNFRVLCTEGRPDRSGLRLSNELAKLDVPVKLLIDSAVAYSMDEVDMVFVGADGVVESGGVINMMGTYQIALVAKSMNKPVYVAAESYKFARLYPLDQKDMVPALRPIDFGVPIPSNVEVETSARDYTPPQYLTLLFTDLGVLTPSVVSDELIQLYL
- the LOC125861808 gene encoding AT-rich interactive domain-containing protein 4; translated protein: MFHCQGASRQSCSLLAVLCGRTSEYDQKKDVHDGKPRYCFPEIVSSGRLEVQVLKNPSTDEFHKVLDSWQPNIVYLQGEHLSNDEVGSLVWGGLDLSSVEAISGLFSSALPTAVYLELPNGEKLAEALHAKGIPYVMYWKSAFSCYAASHFRHAFLCVAQSSTCHVWDAFQLAQASFRLYCVQNNFVLPEMSQRDSDNMGPHLLGDPPNIDVPQPEAGPEDDEESNSDALPAIKIYDDDVTMRFLVCGLPCSLDECLLGSIADGLNALLNIEMRGSKLHNRVSALPPPLQAGTFSRGVVTMRCDLSTSSSAHISLLVSGSAQTCFDDLLLENHIKSEIIENSTLVHVLPSDEENRPPISAPRRSMSVACGSEVFEVCMKVPMWASQVLRQLAPDVSYRSLVALGIASIQGLAVASFEKDDAQRLLFFYTKQGKDGFFGNFKIGNPPAWLRPPAPSRKRSDFYQGASYICQNGSTPGNHVAVKEEKESRLGNGVATPLVTARQKLKVAAMRPIPHVRHQKMLPFSRISELDSLDGNQVKTNLPIIPSSTKGNNVGVTPVTHRKSASSSHQAKQIISLNPLPLKKHGCGRSPIHVCSEEEFLKDVMQFLILRGHTRLIPQGGLAEFPDAILNAKRLDLFNLYREVVSRGGFHVGNGINWKGQVFSKMRNHTVTNRMTGVGNTLKRHYETYLLEYELAHDDVDGECCLLCNSSAAGDWVNCGICGEWAHFGCDRRPGLGAFKDYAKTDGLEYICPQCSVTNFKKKVLRTANGYS